TCCAAGCAtacttcttccctcctctgtgaaATACCAGTCTCACTTTGCCTGCAGCACTGCCAAGGAAAGCCTCTGGGGTGGCCAGTGACCATGCTATCCCCGGGGGCTGGGTCACAGCCGCCCTCCTTGGACTGTGGACAGCTCcataaaaacatttatagatGATAAATATTTCCTGATTGTTCTTTCCTCTCATTTGCTGTCCTGGTGCCTGTTCTCAGCAGTTCAAACATTTGGACAGGGCATTTGTTGCCTTTTAAAAAGGACTGCCAAGCTCTCGGTTCTGAATTGCCCTGACCTGCTATTGTCACCACATCCTGCTCCCTGAGCAATCCGATTCCAGGTGACCTCAAGGATAAGAGACTCTACACGTGCATTTTATGACTGTACAGTCAGTGAGGGCACAGCCTGGCCTGCAATGCCAGAAGACAGGAGTCACCCAAGGAACTCTTGGCCAAGCTTCTCCCTGCTACCCGAGAGGCACATGCACCTCCCTCTGAAGCTTTTTCTTCGAGTCTGGTCTCATGGCCAAGGACAGTAACTGGTGTTTGGATGAAGGTGGCTGCCGCTGGACGGGCATGTGGTACCTGACATTCTTCCAGAACCTTGTCTTTGCAGATTGCACGCCCTCTTTAAAGTCCCCTGACCAGCGTATGGCCCCATGTTTCCGCTTAATGAATTTAATGGTTTCTGGCATTTTCTCATAGTCTTGGATCGTCTCCAGTTCAAGCAGGACAACTTTAATCCCATCCTGAATGAAAGCATTGTACATTGCTATCTGCTCTTCAGATGAATTCTCCAGCCAGCCCAATCCTGATGCCTCTGGGACCAAAACGATGATCagtcttctgcttttctttatgttttcattagTGACGTCAACAATGTCTGAAAACAGGAAGCCCAGCAGAGTAagtaaaatttcaatttataatCATTCTCTCCCAAACCAAGACCCGACCCCCATCCCCTATGTCGTACaatgtttttttctcatcctAATTAAGATTAAAGAAGCTTCTGATTTTATAGACCAGCTTAACACCTGGCCCACAAAAGTTGAATATTTCACTTAGAACTCAGAATACTCCTGGTATAAACTTTAAAGCCTTAAACCATTTGATCTCTTCCACTCTTATTTTACTGTCTCAGTTGTAAAGTAACCAGTGGATCTAACTAGTTCTGAAGttttccaaaactaaataaaacttcGTCAATTCTTGTGCCaacaaaatacaagaaaagtaAGTACTTTTTGCAGTTAATAGATGTGGAAATCATCACTACCAACCACTGGGGAGTTCTTAAAACTGCCAAATATATACACCTATGCCACAGTTCTTCTAGAAAGATGAAACCTAGCTTTAGCAATTATTTTTACAAccagactggtttttttttttttccgtgacACACATACCTTCCCCAACATAGGCGTCCCTTCCATAAATGAACAGCTTATATCCACACTGTTTTTCCAAGACCTCAGGCAAGactttaaacacaaaaatatctGAGTTCGAGGTGGACCCTTCCCCAAGGGTCTTTGGATATAGTATATATGCATCATAGGTCTTTCCATCTGAAGCTAGAGgggaaagtaaaatatttagatgTATTTGGATCCAATCTATCTGGACCAAAAGATTTGGTAAAGTCAATACCCCAAACATGCATTTCGGaatgaattattaattttgtgtGGGGGATGGTATGAACGAAGCAGCAATGCCAAAGTACaacaactttttaaagtgttcatTGACAAGTTTCTATTTATTGTGCTTTACACTATGAAGGTGTTCTTATGTTGTTGAATGGCCATCTCAGGTGCAGAGATTGTCTATCTCTTGGTCTGGGAACTATCCTTACTTCACTGGTCTTATCTTCTTCCCCAGTGTCTTGGCCCTGAATTCTATCATTCTTCCTTTTATGTATAAATGCagtattgggttttttttttttttttgcaagatttaaacaaaagagaaagcgAGAGGTTCCCTGACACAtgaaaatcattatttctttcttttgaagacAGATCATGGGGTCATCTATGTCCTAACCAGCTTGGAGCAGGCCCTCAACAATGCATATTGGATTTACAAACAGATGCTCTCAATGCCTGTCTACCCCACCATTATGAACACTAAAGCAGTAACCTGGAAAACAATGCTATTTAGTCTATTCAGTTCCAAAACTACAATTATGTACACAAATAGCTACTATTCTTGCATATgccacatttcattttaaaatttaagtaaacaCCCTCTCAGCCATCTTCTACATCGCTTGACTACCCCTTATCTCCAACAAGGAAATATTGCATAGAATACAAAGTTGTACCTTTTGGAGGGAGAAAATCATAACAAGAATCCCTGTACCAAAGCACAATGTCAACCTTGAAGATTTTGTAGATGAAAACAGAGCATGTAATTACTAGAGTTAACATGACAAACACACCGATTGTGTGCTTCTTGAAATCAGGGACTAtggcagaaaagaggaaaaaaaatatattagaatcaaaaaaattaaaaatttgagcATACCAAATTAAATATCATCATCCCAGAGAAACCATTTTTGGGATTGGCCTGCAATCCCAAATCCCAGATAATATTAACCTATTCATTATCACAACTTAGTAATGCATACTAATGTACAAAGCCGTCTAGAATTGATACTGTATAAAACTGAGGTGCATTGTATTAAATTTCCACCTAAATCTtataatacagttgacccttgaacaatacaggtttgaactgtgtgagtccatttatatgcattttgttttttttttttacaatactatactgtaaatgtattttccttatgattttcttaatagcactttcttttttctagcttactttattataagaatacagtatgtgatacatacaacatacaaagtatgtgttaatcaacGGTTCATGTTATCCATCACGTTTCcggtcaacagtagactattagtagttaagtttagGGAAGTCAAATTTATACTCAAATTTTTGACTGGGAATGGGGGTGTTGGTGCTCCTAAttcccatgttgttcaagggtgcACTGTATAGAATAACACAGAAAAAATGCCAAAGACCATAGGATAGAGCACTTCAGAGTAAAACAAGTCAAAGTCACTCAAAAGCCTACAAAAGTTTCTGGAGGTACAAGAGTTAGCTGGGGAAAGCTGAAGTTTGGGGGTAAGGAAAGAAAGGGCTTAGGGATGCCATACAGTATGTTTCACTCTTCCACACTCTCTCAGCTTCACTCTCTAATTATTCATCCAAAGATTacagcggaggagggacagagaagtaAGGTGAAGGAGGGGTAATGGGGTGCGGtgtagagaagaaagaagacagtggCTTCTAAATGACAGGGGCCATGCGGAAAAGAGAAATCTAACAGTTGCATCACTCTACTTTCCCAGTTTGGGTCTTTGATCCATCCGTAGCTGATTCGGGTATCAAACAGAAATCAGGATTGCACATTTTCCAGACTAATATCCAGTTGGCCCAATGAACAGTTCACATTTACAGCCTTAATTAGTGTAGCTTCACACAAGATCATGATACCTGTAGTGTAAATCTTCcagatttcttgtttttattcaaGGCCACCTTGATTATTCTTGTTCTGTTGCATTTccatgtgacttttattttttatttttatttatttttaattttttttaacatttatttatttttgagacagggagagacagagcatgaacaggggagggtcagagagagggagacacagaatctgaagcaggctccaggctctgagctgtcagcacagagcccaacgcggggctagaacccacggaccgcgagatcatggcctgagccgaagttggccgcttaaccaactgagccacccaggcgcccctccatgtgaCTTTTAGAATAAAACTGCCCACAACAACACACCCACCCGAACACATACCCACACTTGCACAAATACTGTTGAAATTTGGATTGGAATTTTTTTGAATCCATAGATTCATTTGGGGAGAACTGATATCCTTATAATACTGAGTCTTACAATCTATGAACATTGTATAACCTTAGGTCTTCTCTAATTTATCtcaataatgttttgtttcttttttagtttgtatCACACTTTTGAACAGACTTTGCTAGACTTATTCCTCGGTATTTGATAATTgttgatactattgtaaatgtaATCTTCTAAATTTAGTTTCTGTTTGTTGTTGGTATTTATAGACATacatagaaataccatatatatgcacatatatgcatatgtttatatatagacGGAAAGACCAGTGatcttgctaaattcatttactaattctaataatttgtctataggtttttaaattttcctccATGTACACATTTATAAATACCCTATTTTTAATTCAACTACAAACAATCAAAATATTACACAAAGATTTTCAATACTGTGTTCGATTACACAGTTGAAGAGAACTAGTGatttctgatttcctttctgCAAAGTGGATATTTAGGCTTCCCCTGTTCATCCATTATTCTGTCATTTACCTAAAAATATTCATCAGATACCTATGATATGCCAGATTTAAGTCACTACTAGCTCTGGATATAGAATGAATGGTAAGATAAATGGTCAGCACCATCACAGAATTTaagtcaaggaaagaaaactaagtaTGACAGATACTGTGACAGGGACACAGGGTTCTCTGAAGTATGTAATAGAGACACTAACCTCGTCTCTTTGGGCAGAGAGCTTGTTAAGAGCAGGCAGCAAGACAGAAAGCTTCCTAGAAGTAGTTCAGCTGACAAGTGAAAGAATAGAAATTTGCCAGGTTAAGAGGAATCCAAGAGCTTCTAAGCAGAGGAAATAGCATTGCAAATCTCAAAGTCATGGAATCTTGCAACAGGAAACCAAaacttcatttcaaatattttgttgtttaccTGGATGTATCAATTGGATATATGCTGAATTTATACCATCTGTATTCTTGGCTACACAGGTAAATGGATATAGATAAAATCTACTTTCCACTTCTGAAATATTAAGTACTGTGATgattgtgttctttcttttggttgaAGGATTTTCCACTCTgttcaaaagaaagagaatacatgAAGTTGTTTGAGTAAAACTACTACAACTGAGACATATACACATGGTTTATCTCTTTATTCGCCACATGAATTACAGCAGAAGTTATCACCAGCCCTAAGCACAGGGATAATAATCAGGCTGTTGGCAACACTGATATGAGATTTTATAGCCCAAAGACCACAGTCAGTGAAAGATTCAGTAGCAGAGATCATGTTAAAATTATCAgcttccaagaagaaaaaaatggatgcaCATGCTAGTCACCATGGGGCACTGAGAAGAACGCACGAAACAGGAGATTGGGACAGATGACCAAGGAGAATGCTAAGGAGTCAGGAGCTGATCCCTAGAGAGGAATCAGAAAGCCACTAGAGACTTGAGAGGTAGAGTGCCAGGCTCTTGGCCCACCTAATGAGTCTTTCCTAAACTGCTCTTAAAAACCCAGAATATCATGAAGGGTAATTCAGGAAAGTTGCTTCATTAGAATTCTGTAACACATCTACCTATGGTCAAGAGAAAGCCTTCCAAGTGGTTCGGAATTTACACCATGAGGACATGTATTTTTACCTTAAGTGTGTAAGTTCTTATAAATCCTGTTTAGCTCAGCAAAACTCAATATGGGCAGCAAAGGGTCAAGGGCCAGTCAACTGCCAACTAACTCTTGCTATTCAATGAAACCATCAAGGTTGTATAAAGCATGATATGAAGTGTAATACCAAAACTTCTCGGTTGCACAATAGGCTTTTAGCATACTTACGGCAAATAATCCTCCACCAACACTGGGTCGTCTTCATCAATTAATGACCCATTCCGAGCATGATATGAAGTGTGATACCAAAACTTCTCGGTTGCACGATAGGCTTTTAGCATACTTACGACAAATAATCCTCCACCAACACTGGGTCGTCTTCATCAATTAATGACCCATTCCACTTCCAGTAGACAAAGTCACTCAACTGGCCACTGACATTGCAGATCAACTGTAGCCTGGATCCTGCAAAGCAATGTATTTTTAATCAGAGCTATTGATTTTTATCTGATCTATCTAGATTAGTAAATGGctattgattaaaaattttaaattatagacaagtacaaagagaaagaaaaattgccCTTAAAC
This sequence is a window from Lynx canadensis isolate LIC74 chromosome A3, mLynCan4.pri.v2, whole genome shotgun sequence. Protein-coding genes within it:
- the IL1R1 gene encoding interleukin-1 receptor type 1 isoform X1, with amino-acid sequence MKVLLRLCFIAVLISSLEADTCEEREEKVVLVSSAYEIDVRSCLLNPNEKKGTIIWYKNDSKTPISMEVDSRIHQHKDKLWFVPAKVEDSGHYYCAVRNSTYCLKIKIAIKFVQHEPNLCYNAEAIFTQKLPIARDGQLVCPYLDFFRDEKYELPKIQWHKDCKPLLLDNVNFTGLTNRLIMTNVTAAHKGNYTCQASYTYLGKQYRITRVIELLTLEEDKPVKPIIVSPTNETMEASLGSRLQLICNVSGQLSDFVYWKWNGSLIDEDDPVLVEDYLSVENPSTKRKNTIITVLNISEVESRFYLYPFTCVAKNTDGINSAYIQLIHPVPDFKKHTIGVFVMLTLVITCSVFIYKIFKVDIVLWYRDSCYDFLPPKASDGKTYDAYILYPKTLGEGSTSNSDIFVFKVLPEVLEKQCGYKLFIYGRDAYVGEDIVDVTNENIKKSRRLIIVLVPEASGLGWLENSSEEQIAMYNAFIQDGIKVVLLELETIQDYEKMPETIKFIKRKHGAIRWSGDFKEGVQSAKTRFWKNVRYHMPVQRQPPSSKHQLLSLAMRPDSKKKLQREVHVPLG
- the IL1R1 gene encoding interleukin-1 receptor type 1 isoform X2 — its product is MKVLLRLCFIAVLISSLEADTCEEREEKVVLVSSAYEIDVRSCLLNPNEKKGTIIWYKNDSKTPISMEVDSRIHQHKDKLWFVPAKVEDSGHYYCAVRNSTYCLKIKIAIKFVQHEPNLCYNAEAIFTQKLPIARDGQLVCPYLDFFRDEKYELPKIQWHKDCKPLLLDNVNFTGLTNRLIMTNVTAAHKGNYTCQASYTYLGKQYRITRVIELLTLEEDKPVKPIIVSPTNETMEASLGSRLQLICNVSGQLSDFVYWKWNGSLIDEDDPVLVEDYLPVENPSTKRKNTIITVLNISEVESRFYLYPFTCVAKNTDGINSAYIQLIHPVPDFKKHTIGVFVMLTLVITCSVFIYKIFKVDIVLWYRDSCYDFLPPKASDGKTYDAYILYPKTLGEGSTSNSDIFVFKVLPEVLEKQCGYKLFIYGRDAYVGEDIVDVTNENIKKSRRLIIVLVPEASGLGWLENSSEEQIAMYNAFIQDGIKVVLLELETIQDYEKMPETIKFIKRKHGAIRWSGDFKEGVQSAKTRFWKNVRYHMPVQRQPPSSKHQLLSLAMRPDSKKKLQREVHVPLG